The following is a genomic window from Pseudomonas lurida.
ACGATGACCTGGGTGCCGGAGGCCTTGAAGCCGCTGGTTGGTCATTGGGATACGTGGAGGCCAAACCCGACTTATTAAGGAACTATCATGTCCCAAGTCAACATGCGCGATATGCTGAAGGCCGGTGTGCACTTCGGTCACCAGACCCGTTACTGGAACCCGAAAATGGGTAAATACATTTTCGGCGCGCGTAACAAGATCCACATTATCAACCTTGAAAAAACCCTGCCAATGTTCAACGAAGCGCTGACTTTCGTAGAGCGCCTGGCCCAGGGCAAAAACAAGATTCTGTTCGTCGGCACCAAGCGTTCCGCCGGCAAGATCGTTGCTGAAGAAGCAGCACGTTGCGGTTCGCCGTACGTGGATCACCGCTGGTTGGGCGGCATGCTGACCAACTTCAAAACCATCCGTGCTTCCATCAAGCGTCTGCGTGACCTTGAAGTGCAGGCCGAAGACGGTACTTTCGCCAAGCTGACCAAGAAAGAAGCGCTGATGCGCTCCCGTGACCTGGAAAAGCTCGATCGTTCCCTGGGTGGTATCAAGGACATGGGCGGTCTGCCTGACGCACTGTTCGTTATCGACGTTGATCACGAGCGCATCGCGATCACCGAAGCCAACAAGCTGGGCATCCCGGTTATCGGCGTAGTCGATACCAACAGCAGCCCGGAAGGCGTTGACTACATCATCCCAGGCAACGATGACGCAATCCGCGCTATCCAGCTGTACATGGGTTCGATGGCTGACGCTGTGATCCGCGGTCGCAACCACGTTGCTGGTGGTACCGAGCAGTTCGTTGAAGAAGCTCCGGTAGCCGCAGCTGAGTAATTGACGCCCTGGCGTTGACTCAGTAAGCAAAAAGGGGGCTTGGCCCCCTTTTTGCCACCTCGAAAACCATTTGTCGGCAGCGCAGCTACATCATCTGTAACGTGCAGCGGCCTACAAGGGAGATTCGGGAAGAATTGATCGCCCGTTTGATCGGGTGGAATGGTTGAAAACCTATCCAAGAGGATTTTGAAATGGCAGAGATTACTGCAGCGTTGGTTAAAGAACTGCGTGAGCGTACCGGCGAAGGCATGATGGATTGCAAAAAGGCCTTGACCAAGGCCGGCGGCGACATCGAAAAAGCCATCGACGACATGCGTGCCTCCGGCGCCATCAAGGCTGCCAAGAAAGCAGGCAACGTAGCTGCTGAAGGCGCAATCGCCCTGAAAGAAGACGGTAAATCCGCAGTGCTGCTGGAAGTGAACTCGCAGACTGACTTCCTGGCTCTGCAGGACGACTTCAAGGCATTCGTTGCTGCCAGCGTTGAAAAAGCGTTCGCTGACAAGCTGACCACCGTTGAGCCTCTGATCGAAGCTCAAGAAGCTGCTCGCCTGGTACTGGTCGGCAAGGTTGGCGAAAACGTCAACATCCGTCGCCTGGCGCGCGTTGAAGGTGACGTCGTTGGTGGTTACCTGCACGGCAACAAGATCGGTGTAGCGGTTGTTCTGAAGGGCGGCGACGTTGAGCTGGCCAAAGACATCGCAATGCACGTTGCTGCTAGCAACCCTGAGTTCCTGCTGCCTTCGGAAGTTTCTGCCGAAGCGATCGAGCGTGAAAAAGCTGTGTTCCTGCAGCTGAACGAAGAGAAAATCAAAGGCAAGCCAGAAAACATTGTTGAGAACATGGTCAAAGGCCGTATCAGCAAGTTCCTGGCCGAAGCAAGCCTGGTTGAGCAGGCGTTCGTCAAGAACCCTGAAATCAAGGTTGGCGAGCTGGCCAAGAAAGCCGGTGCTGAAATCGTTTCCTTCACCTACTTCAAAGTAGGCGAAGGCATCGAGAAGCCGGTCGACAACTTCGCTGAAGAAGTTGCTGCCCAGCTGGCTGCCGCCAAGCAATAAGACAGTTTTCAACTGTCGCCCGAAAGAGGCTGCCCGCTCACGCGCGCAGCCTCTTTTCAAATGGGAAGGCCGATTTTATTTGGCTTACC
Proteins encoded in this region:
- the tsf gene encoding translation elongation factor Ts — encoded protein: MAEITAALVKELRERTGEGMMDCKKALTKAGGDIEKAIDDMRASGAIKAAKKAGNVAAEGAIALKEDGKSAVLLEVNSQTDFLALQDDFKAFVAASVEKAFADKLTTVEPLIEAQEAARLVLVGKVGENVNIRRLARVEGDVVGGYLHGNKIGVAVVLKGGDVELAKDIAMHVAASNPEFLLPSEVSAEAIEREKAVFLQLNEEKIKGKPENIVENMVKGRISKFLAEASLVEQAFVKNPEIKVGELAKKAGAEIVSFTYFKVGEGIEKPVDNFAEEVAAQLAAAKQ
- the rpsB gene encoding 30S ribosomal protein S2; the encoded protein is MSQVNMRDMLKAGVHFGHQTRYWNPKMGKYIFGARNKIHIINLEKTLPMFNEALTFVERLAQGKNKILFVGTKRSAGKIVAEEAARCGSPYVDHRWLGGMLTNFKTIRASIKRLRDLEVQAEDGTFAKLTKKEALMRSRDLEKLDRSLGGIKDMGGLPDALFVIDVDHERIAITEANKLGIPVIGVVDTNSSPEGVDYIIPGNDDAIRAIQLYMGSMADAVIRGRNHVAGGTEQFVEEAPVAAAE